One Halarcobacter ebronensis genomic window carries:
- a CDS encoding Bax inhibitor-1/YccA family protein, translating to MYNRDYLSQESSQYRTSVDSSRSELMSFLKATYQLFAGSLLAATAGAYIGLDMVSTIASWYWGLVILEFVLLFALYAVKNKPGVNLAVLFGFTFMTGLTLTPLLSTILAMPAGASIVAQAFLMTAVAFGGISMFAMTTKRDFSSMGKMLFIALIILIVASISNIFFQSPLLQLAVASIGALLFSAFILYDTQQIIKGGFSTPIEAAIALYLDFLNLFISLLQIFGILNSDD from the coding sequence ATGTATAACAGAGATTATCTTTCACAAGAATCATCTCAGTACAGAACTTCTGTTGACTCTTCAAGATCAGAGTTGATGAGCTTTTTAAAAGCTACTTACCAATTGTTTGCTGGATCATTACTAGCAGCAACTGCGGGGGCATATATCGGTCTTGATATGGTTTCAACAATTGCAAGTTGGTATTGGGGATTAGTTATTTTAGAGTTTGTTTTATTATTTGCACTATATGCAGTTAAAAATAAACCAGGAGTTAATTTAGCGGTATTATTTGGATTTACTTTTATGACTGGTTTAACTTTAACACCGTTATTAAGTACAATACTAGCAATGCCTGCAGGTGCTTCAATTGTAGCACAAGCATTTTTAATGACTGCAGTTGCTTTTGGTGGGATTTCTATGTTTGCTATGACAACGAAAAGAGATTTTTCAAGTATGGGTAAAATGTTATTCATTGCTTTGATAATCTTAATTGTTGCTTCAATTTCAAATATTTTTTTCCAATCACCACTTTTACAACTAGCAGTAGCAAGTATTGGAGCGCTATTATTTTCAGCGTTTATTCTTTATGATACACAACAAATAATTAAAGGTGGGTTTTCAACTCCTATAGAAGCAGCTATTGCTCTATACTTAGATTTCCTTAACCTATTTATTTCATTACTACAAATTTTTGGTATATTAAATAGTGATGACTAA
- a CDS encoding SLC13 family permease, giving the protein MININRLKSKKIKFSLRHSVTKFLFSLLMALLISIFPDYIGLSKDASLMLFILCFSAFLWMSEAIPAFAVSFLIIVLEIFLLSYHDFNFDSNSKEWIFYLKSWSSPLIFLFLSGFILAIAASKTKLDLWLAKSVLFYFGKAPHNILTGVMLITFVFSMFISNTATTAMMMTILIPMIKSMEDHNPFQKGMLLGVVVAANIGGMGTIIGTPPNAIAVGILGNSAPSFLEWMVMALPPAILIAIIFRWVILKMYKSTEELIDIDKIKRVNHYDDSTTTFTKIPTIPSWKKILVIFVFSITVLLWLTGPFHHIPTPVVSLLPIVIFTIFGIIDTNDINEIRWDVIILIIGGLSLGAGVTKTGLDVWIGTIFDIGGLNPFLIATIFALIVILISNFMSNTAATNIMLPLVVALVSSLGSSMVEFMVISIALCASCAMILPVSTPPNAIAYSSGKLNSKDFLLIGVVAVVVGPLFILSLLSFYA; this is encoded by the coding sequence ATGATAAATATAAATAGGTTAAAGAGTAAAAAAATAAAATTTTCTCTAAGGCACTCTGTTACTAAATTTTTATTCTCTTTACTTATGGCTCTTTTAATCTCTATATTTCCAGATTATATAGGTTTGAGTAAGGATGCAAGTTTAATGCTCTTTATTTTGTGCTTTTCTGCTTTTTTATGGATGAGTGAGGCTATTCCTGCCTTTGCTGTCTCTTTTCTGATAATTGTCCTTGAAATATTTCTTTTAAGTTATCATGATTTTAACTTCGATAGTAATTCAAAAGAGTGGATTTTTTATCTTAAATCCTGGTCATCACCTTTAATATTTTTATTCCTCTCAGGTTTTATTTTAGCAATAGCTGCATCTAAAACTAAACTTGATTTGTGGTTGGCAAAAAGTGTACTTTTTTATTTTGGCAAGGCTCCACATAATATTTTAACAGGTGTAATGCTTATTACTTTTGTTTTTTCAATGTTTATATCAAATACTGCAACTACAGCTATGATGATGACAATACTAATTCCTATGATAAAAAGTATGGAAGATCATAATCCTTTTCAAAAAGGTATGTTATTAGGCGTTGTAGTTGCTGCAAATATTGGAGGTATGGGAACAATAATTGGAACACCTCCCAATGCAATTGCAGTTGGAATATTAGGAAACAGTGCCCCATCATTTTTAGAGTGGATGGTTATGGCTTTACCTCCTGCAATATTAATTGCAATTATTTTCAGGTGGGTTATTTTAAAAATGTATAAATCAACTGAAGAACTTATTGATATTGACAAAATTAAAAGAGTAAACCATTACGATGATTCAACTACAACTTTCACAAAAATCCCCACAATACCAAGCTGGAAAAAAATATTAGTAATTTTTGTTTTTTCTATTACTGTATTACTTTGGCTTACAGGACCCTTTCATCATATTCCAACACCAGTTGTATCTTTACTTCCTATTGTAATTTTTACAATATTTGGAATTATTGATACAAATGATATAAATGAAATTAGATGGGATGTAATTATATTAATAATAGGTGGATTGTCTTTAGGTGCAGGAGTAACAAAAACTGGTTTAGATGTGTGGATAGGCACAATCTTTGATATAGGCGGATTAAACCCATTTTTGATTGCTACCATATTTGCTTTGATTGTTATTCTTATCTCAAATTTTATGAGTAATACAGCAGCAACAAATATAATGCTTCCTTTGGTTGTTGCTCTTGTAAGTAGTCTTGGCTCATCAATGGTAGAATTTATGGTAATAAGTATTGCTCTTTGTGCATCATGTGCAATGATTCTTCCAGTATCAACACCTCCTAATGCAATAGCTTATTCCTCAGGTAAATTAAATTCAAAAGATTTTCTACTAATTGGAGTTGTTGCTGTAGTTGTGGGTCCACTATTTATATTAAGTCTACTTAGCTTTTATGCCTAA
- a CDS encoding cache domain-containing protein, with amino-acid sequence MKETGLKRILLFSSTIVIITVTSIVSYFLIVIENRNFKQEMKRVEKELIDNKKRYLDNSLKMILNEISFDQSFIKKSELEKVNNFVESISKTLNIINTKNQKEIKEILKKYNSNKNINPFAFLGDGRLFWNPNNPKAEGKNYLDFEDVKGFTYVKEMIKKAKNKIDSPINYIWYTPNKSTLSDNIAFVRYIPSLDLVVGAYTSKEAIETIIKETILQKLSKYKFTDDTFLYVDYLKSYNMSGNFSEPLLQLGNKDSITALQDKSLQNTISEIFLSNGFRGIYSKNIKYKNTHYLIYISILNQYRWVIGVGENLKELYKTIELKKYNSERSLNGKISDLIFLSVIIAIMFFFFSIFLVKKIEKLLINYQKRADIESNKYQALYQHSNDSFLLANRNFEIVDANPKSTTLANLNKEELLSKSLKIFFPQIDFEKVQIQPSGYYRTEFLDHLENKKTVEFTFVWIDIENEKIIFASIRDITERINLISEKREQEQILIQQSKMAAMGEMIGNIAHQWRQPLSHISGLFMDISSAYSYKELDDKYLEKVINEADDIIEYMSHTIDDFRNFFNPNKMKENFLVSESLYNAIKIIKSSFDFHGIEIDIKVDKENPIYGYANEYSQVILNIFSNAKDIFIERKISNPKITIEIVKHNGKTCLSLTDNAGGIKEDTLERIFEPYYTTKYDCGRGIGLYMSKIIIEKNMEGTIKVSNTKEGARFEICV; translated from the coding sequence ATGAAAGAGACTGGTCTTAAGCGTATTCTCCTTTTTAGTTCAACTATTGTAATTATTACAGTTACTTCAATTGTAAGTTATTTTTTAATAGTTATTGAAAATAGAAATTTTAAACAAGAGATGAAAAGAGTTGAAAAAGAGCTAATTGATAATAAAAAGAGATATCTAGATAATAGTTTAAAAATGATTTTAAATGAGATTAGTTTTGATCAATCTTTTATAAAAAAATCTGAGTTAGAAAAAGTAAATAATTTTGTTGAATCTATCTCTAAAACACTAAATATAATAAATACTAAAAATCAAAAAGAGATTAAAGAGATTTTGAAAAAATATAATTCAAATAAAAATATAAATCCTTTTGCTTTTTTGGGTGATGGGAGACTATTTTGGAATCCAAATAATCCAAAAGCAGAAGGAAAAAACTATTTAGATTTTGAAGATGTAAAGGGCTTTACTTATGTTAAAGAGATGATAAAAAAAGCTAAAAACAAAATTGATAGCCCAATTAATTACATATGGTATACACCAAATAAATCAACACTTTCTGATAATATTGCTTTTGTAAGATATATCCCCTCTCTTGATTTAGTTGTGGGAGCCTATACCTCTAAAGAGGCAATAGAAACAATAATTAAAGAGACAATCCTTCAAAAATTGTCAAAATATAAATTTACAGATGACACCTTTTTATATGTTGATTATTTGAAGAGTTACAATATGTCTGGAAATTTTTCAGAACCTTTACTTCAACTAGGTAATAAAGATTCAATAACAGCTTTACAAGATAAAAGTTTACAAAATACAATTAGTGAGATTTTCCTAAGCAATGGTTTTAGAGGGATATATTCAAAAAACATAAAATATAAGAATACTCACTATTTAATCTATATCTCAATACTAAATCAATATAGATGGGTAATAGGTGTTGGCGAAAATTTAAAAGAACTATATAAAACAATAGAATTAAAAAAATATAATTCTGAGAGAAGTTTGAATGGCAAGATATCTGACTTAATCTTTTTAAGTGTAATTATTGCAATAATGTTTTTCTTCTTTTCAATCTTTTTAGTAAAAAAAATTGAAAAGCTTTTGATAAATTATCAAAAAAGAGCTGATATTGAATCAAATAAATATCAAGCTTTATATCAACATAGTAATGACTCTTTTTTATTGGCAAATAGAAACTTTGAGATTGTGGATGCAAATCCTAAGTCAACAACTTTGGCAAATCTTAATAAAGAGGAGCTTTTATCTAAATCTTTAAAGATTTTTTTCCCACAAATAGATTTTGAAAAGGTTCAAATACAACCCTCTGGATATTATAGAACAGAATTTTTGGATCATTTAGAGAATAAAAAAACAGTTGAGTTTACATTTGTCTGGATAGATATAGAGAATGAAAAAATCATTTTTGCCTCAATTAGAGATATTACAGAAAGAATAAATCTTATTAGTGAAAAAAGAGAACAAGAGCAGATCCTAATACAGCAATCAAAAATGGCGGCAATGGGAGAGATGATAGGTAATATTGCTCATCAATGGAGACAACCTCTTAGTCATATTTCTGGATTGTTTATGGATATCTCTTCAGCTTATAGTTATAAAGAGCTTGATGATAAATATTTAGAGAAAGTAATTAATGAAGCAGATGATATTATTGAGTATATGTCCCATACAATTGATGATTTTAGGAATTTCTTTAACCCTAATAAAATGAAAGAGAATTTTTTGGTATCAGAGTCTTTATATAATGCAATTAAAATTATAAAATCATCTTTTGATTTTCATGGAATTGAAATAGATATTAAAGTTGATAAGGAAAATCCAATATATGGTTATGCCAATGAGTATTCACAAGTTATTCTTAATATTTTCTCAAATGCAAAAGATATATTTATAGAAAGAAAGATCTCAAATCCAAAAATCACTATTGAGATAGTAAAGCACAATGGAAAAACATGTTTAAGCCTTACAGATAATGCAGGTGGAATCAAAGAGGATACTTTGGAACGTATCTTTGAGCCATATTACACAACAAAATATGATTGTGGTAGAGGTATTGGTCTTTATATGTCAAAAATTATAATAGAGAAAAATATGGAGGGAACAATTAAAGTTTCTAACACTAAAGAAGGTGCAAGATTTGAAATTTGTGTCTAA
- a CDS encoding MFS transporter: protein MLFFKLSAFYFFYFAAVGVYVIFLPKVLHDLEYTAMQIGIVFALAPLMRFITPFLFLKHIKLNQNVFKAALFLSIFCSISFYLTIENFYFFMVNNAILGASLSLILPYLEVNAIKILGKDKYGRSRLFGSIGFILVAILLGQFLTHPFVALHYYLFVNVLTVVFALLLLKYDDVKHDESLSSEPFSFFKYWPFWVAIFFMQLSFGGFYNFFTIYETEHGVSLQMASFMWSFGVICEIILFYSQAPLLKRNLLHIIKFCLSLTILRWFLLFVYPENIIITFFTQSIHAFSFGLFHSAVIIYLYSLYENKKLAQQFMYGVAYGLGGFMGALIAGWLYGEYLFLYSAIFALFALISISNKRLPNTI, encoded by the coding sequence ATGCTCTTTTTTAAACTATCAGCCTTTTACTTTTTCTATTTTGCAGCGGTTGGTGTTTATGTTATATTTTTACCAAAAGTTTTACACGATTTAGAGTATACAGCAATGCAAATTGGTATTGTTTTTGCTTTAGCTCCACTTATGCGTTTTATTACTCCTTTTCTGTTTTTAAAACATATAAAGTTAAATCAAAATGTCTTTAAAGCTGCACTTTTTTTATCAATATTTTGTTCTATATCTTTTTATCTAACAATAGAAAACTTCTATTTTTTTATGGTAAATAATGCAATATTAGGTGCATCTTTATCACTTATCTTGCCATACTTAGAAGTTAATGCAATTAAGATATTGGGAAAAGATAAATACGGCAGATCAAGACTATTTGGTTCAATTGGATTTATTCTTGTTGCAATACTTTTAGGACAGTTCCTAACTCATCCTTTTGTGGCATTACACTACTATCTCTTTGTAAATGTTTTAACAGTTGTTTTTGCTCTATTACTTCTAAAATATGATGATGTAAAACATGATGAAAGTTTGTCTTCTGAACCTTTTTCTTTTTTTAAATATTGGCCTTTTTGGGTAGCAATATTTTTTATGCAACTAAGTTTTGGAGGCTTTTACAACTTTTTTACCATATATGAGACAGAACATGGGGTATCATTACAAATGGCTTCATTTATGTGGTCGTTTGGAGTAATCTGTGAAATAATTCTATTCTATTCCCAAGCTCCACTTCTAAAAAGAAATCTTTTACATATCATCAAGTTTTGTTTGAGTTTAACTATCCTTAGATGGTTTCTGCTTTTTGTATATCCAGAAAATATTATAATTACATTTTTTACGCAAAGTATTCACGCTTTCTCTTTTGGACTTTTTCATAGCGCTGTTATTATCTATTTGTATTCTCTATATGAAAATAAAAAACTTGCTCAACAGTTTATGTATGGAGTTGCTTATGGTTTAGGAGGATTTATGGGTGCATTAATTGCAGGTTGGTTATATGGAGAGTATCTCTTTTTATATAGTGCTATTTTCGCTCTTTTTGCTCTTATCTCAATTTCTAATAAAAGACTTCCAAATACAATATAA
- a CDS encoding RDD family protein yields the protein MSRWRDIKQGNIKKDTSKDENDNSLKSAPLVTRIKSFLVDMFMIMMPIMYVTTYLIMDGKDDFQGSEDARWITACVFGLIIILFWSIKGQTPGYKAYSLKLLDNNTKKRVSFLKSTFRYFLFLISATTIILAFVPFFRKDKKCVQDILTNSTVVSEEK from the coding sequence ATGAGCAGATGGAGAGATATCAAACAAGGAAATATCAAAAAAGATACTTCAAAAGATGAAAATGATAACTCTTTAAAATCTGCACCACTGGTTACAAGAATTAAATCCTTTCTTGTTGATATGTTTATGATTATGATGCCTATTATGTATGTAACTACATATCTAATTATGGATGGTAAAGATGATTTCCAAGGAAGTGAAGATGCCAGATGGATAACAGCTTGTGTTTTTGGACTTATTATAATTCTTTTTTGGAGCATTAAGGGACAAACTCCTGGATATAAAGCCTACTCTTTAAAACTACTTGATAATAATACAAAAAAGAGAGTCTCTTTTTTAAAATCAACTTTTAGATATTTTCTTTTTCTAATCTCTGCAACAACAATAATTTTAGCTTTTGTTCCATTTTTTAGAAAAGATAAAAAATGTGTACAGGATATATTAACAAATTCAACAGTTGTTTCTGAAGAGAAATAA
- a CDS encoding tripartite tricarboxylate transporter substrate binding protein, whose protein sequence is MKLITILKKLAVACMFATNIINASNTNTIDNIHFLIPGGIGGGWDSTARSVGEVLLKAKLANSVSFENMSGYGGGKALSYLIETLKKQNNTMMINSTPIVIKSLQNYFPQSFRDLTLIASIITDYQVLAVREDSSLKSWNDILIKFKKNPRKLKIGGGSSRGSLDHIVSAQIFKAAGYDPKLVKYISYDAGGKAFNALISGEIDVLSTGLGEVLEKYRLGKVKIIAVTSLEPIKGIEDIPTFKSLGVDMSFANWRGFFAAPGMSEKQVDKFANILKEMYDTTQWKEVRKKNGWSDLYQPKKEFRQFLEEQEKSISSLMKELGFL, encoded by the coding sequence ATGAAGTTAATAACAATACTTAAAAAACTTGCTGTAGCTTGTATGTTTGCTACTAATATAATTAACGCTTCAAATACAAATACAATTGATAATATACATTTTTTAATTCCAGGAGGTATTGGAGGAGGTTGGGATAGTACAGCTAGAAGTGTAGGTGAAGTTTTACTTAAAGCTAAACTTGCAAACTCTGTATCTTTTGAAAATATGTCAGGTTATGGTGGAGGTAAAGCTCTATCTTACCTTATTGAAACATTAAAAAAACAGAATAATACAATGATGATAAATTCAACACCAATTGTAATTAAGTCTTTACAAAATTATTTCCCACAATCTTTTCGTGATCTTACATTAATTGCTTCAATCATTACAGATTATCAAGTATTAGCAGTAAGAGAAGATTCTTCACTTAAAAGCTGGAATGATATTTTAATAAAATTTAAAAAAAATCCACGAAAACTAAAAATTGGTGGTGGATCAAGCAGAGGAAGTTTGGATCATATAGTCTCTGCACAAATTTTTAAAGCTGCAGGATATGATCCTAAACTGGTAAAATATATATCCTATGATGCAGGTGGAAAGGCATTTAATGCTTTGATTTCTGGAGAGATTGATGTACTTTCAACAGGGCTTGGTGAGGTTTTAGAAAAATATAGATTAGGAAAAGTAAAAATAATAGCTGTAACATCTTTAGAACCAATAAAAGGGATTGAAGATATTCCAACTTTTAAATCCCTTGGAGTAGATATGAGTTTTGCAAACTGGAGAGGGTTTTTTGCTGCTCCTGGAATGAGTGAAAAACAAGTTGACAAATTTGCAAATATTTTAAAAGAGATGTATGATACTACACAATGGAAAGAAGTTAGAAAGAAAAATGGATGGTCTGATCTTTATCAGCCCAAAAAAGAGTTTAGGCAATTTTTGGAAGAGCAAGAGAAGAGTATAAGTTCTCTTATGAAAGAGTTGGGTTTTTTATAA
- the secG gene encoding preprotein translocase subunit SecG → MTSTLLIVQFVLAIIITITVLLQKSSSIGLGAYSGSNESLFGAKGPGNFLSKATMILGLLFVINTIYLGYIYNQNKLESAVDNVKTESLIPATPEKEKAPAAPIAPVAPVLPTEPAGK, encoded by the coding sequence ATGACATCTACACTTTTAATAGTTCAGTTCGTTTTAGCAATTATAATAACAATCACTGTTTTGCTACAAAAGAGTTCAAGTATAGGGCTTGGTGCATACAGTGGAAGTAATGAGTCACTATTTGGGGCAAAAGGACCAGGAAACTTCCTAAGCAAAGCTACAATGATTTTAGGACTACTTTTTGTTATAAACACAATATATCTTGGGTACATCTATAATCAAAATAAATTAGAGAGTGCAGTTGATAATGTAAAAACTGAGAGTTTAATTCCTGCAACTCCAGAAAAAGAGAAAGCTCCAGCGGCACCTATTGCACCTGTAGCTCCTGTATTACCTACTGAACCTGCAGGTAAATAA
- the frr gene encoding ribosome recycling factor: MLNEIYSETKENMEKSLESLKRDYKTLRTGKVTTTILDGVKVNYYGTPTDLNQVGSVLAADATTIVINPWEKNLLSDIEQAINAANIGVNPNNDGELIKLFFPPMTVDQRQESAKHAKVMTDNAKVAIRNVRKHSNDKVKNLHKDKAITDDENKKALDEIQKITDSYVAKADEILKAKEKEILTV; this comes from the coding sequence ATGTTAAATGAAATCTACTCAGAAACAAAAGAGAATATGGAAAAATCTCTTGAGTCATTAAAAAGAGACTATAAAACATTAAGAACAGGAAAAGTTACAACTACTATTCTTGATGGGGTTAAAGTTAACTATTATGGAACACCAACTGATTTAAACCAAGTTGGTTCAGTGCTTGCTGCAGATGCAACTACAATTGTAATAAACCCATGGGAAAAAAACCTTTTAAGTGACATTGAACAAGCAATCAATGCAGCTAATATTGGTGTTAATCCAAATAATGATGGTGAGCTTATCAAACTATTTTTCCCTCCAATGACAGTTGATCAAAGACAAGAGAGTGCAAAACATGCAAAAGTTATGACTGATAATGCAAAAGTTGCAATTAGAAATGTAAGAAAACACTCAAATGATAAAGTAAAAAATCTTCATAAAGATAAAGCAATTACTGATGATGAAAATAAAAAAGCATTAGATGAAATTCAAAAAATTACTGATTCATATGTTGCAAAAGCAGATGAGATTTTAAAAGCTAAAGAGAAAGAAATTTTAACGGTTTAA
- the pyrE gene encoding orotate phosphoribosyltransferase: MNIEQIYKDADALLEGHFKLSSGNHSKFYLQSAKVLEDPKTAKILADELAKMIKSSGIKVDAICSPALGGLIAGFALATALDVRFIFAERVDGQMTIRRGFEVKENENYIICEDIITTGGSALEAAKQVENAGGNIVAYAALANRGFCSRVGSDIKAKDNCKLPLDKPLFALEDFTFEMYSPDDCPLCKAGSVAYKPGSRGN, translated from the coding sequence ATGAATATAGAACAAATTTATAAAGATGCAGATGCACTCTTAGAGGGACACTTTAAATTAAGTAGCGGAAACCACTCTAAGTTTTATTTACAATCTGCAAAAGTTTTAGAAGACCCAAAGACTGCTAAAATATTAGCTGATGAACTTGCAAAAATGATAAAAAGCTCTGGTATTAAAGTAGATGCAATTTGCTCTCCAGCTCTTGGTGGTCTTATTGCAGGTTTTGCTCTTGCAACTGCTCTTGATGTAAGATTTATCTTTGCAGAGAGAGTTGATGGTCAAATGACTATTAGAAGAGGCTTTGAAGTTAAAGAGAATGAAAACTATATTATCTGTGAAGATATTATTACAACTGGTGGTTCTGCTTTAGAAGCAGCAAAACAAGTTGAAAATGCTGGTGGAAATATAGTTGCTTATGCTGCTTTAGCAAATAGAGGATTTTGTAGTAGAGTTGGTAGTGATATCAAAGCAAAAGATAACTGCAAACTTCCATTAGATAAACCACTTTTTGCACTTGAGGACTTCACATTTGAAATGTATTCTCCAGATGACTGTCCCCTTTGCAAAGCAGGTAGTGTAGCTTACAAACCAGGAAGTAGAGGAAACTAA
- a CDS encoding thiamine-phosphate pyrophosphorylase: MTDKKNLRLIDANLNRLREGIRVVEDIFRYVYDNKEISSKLKELRHLSRLENYKEILETRDIKNDVLRESIKSEQNRADLYSILIANFKRAQESARVLEEFCKLISIKESENFKYIRYELYNLEIVLTKITSNSK, encoded by the coding sequence ATGACTGATAAAAAAAACCTACGACTTATTGACGCAAACTTAAATAGACTTAGAGAAGGTATTCGTGTTGTTGAAGATATTTTTAGATATGTATATGACAATAAAGAGATCTCTTCAAAACTAAAAGAGTTAAGACATCTATCAAGACTTGAAAACTACAAAGAGATACTTGAAACTAGAGATATTAAAAATGATGTTTTAAGAGAGTCAATAAAGAGTGAACAAAATAGAGCTGATTTATATTCAATCTTGATTGCAAACTTTAAAAGAGCACAAGAGAGTGCTAGAGTATTAGAAGAGTTCTGTAAATTAATCTCTATAAAAGAGAGTGAAAACTTTAAATATATTAGATACGAACTCTACAATTTGGAAATTGTTTTAACAAAAATTACTTCAAACTCTAAATAG
- a CDS encoding methyltransferase, with protein MSVKKQFSQYAYQYNNFNIIQQIAAKALVRDIKATPKKILEIGCGSGQVFKYINWDFDEYVAIDFSASMCELHPKATNVHVECYDFDSEDFGTFLNNKEFDIIVSSSALQWSKDLTKLVEKLSKSSDKIVAALFTSNTFKSIQMLSKSASPILSQDKIKEAFSKYFSCEFEVHNYNLEFENKKDMFDYIKKSGVSGESNLDFTTAKKVYKDYDLNYLEFEVIFVKTISKL; from the coding sequence ATGTCCGTAAAGAAACAGTTTTCACAATATGCTTATCAGTATAATAATTTTAATATAATTCAGCAAATTGCTGCAAAAGCTCTTGTAAGAGATATTAAAGCTACACCTAAAAAAATACTTGAAATTGGTTGTGGTTCAGGTCAAGTTTTCAAATATATAAATTGGGATTTTGATGAATACGTTGCAATTGATTTTTCAGCTTCAATGTGTGAACTTCATCCAAAAGCAACAAATGTGCATGTGGAGTGTTATGATTTTGACTCAGAGGATTTTGGTACATTCTTAAATAATAAAGAGTTTGACATCATTGTTTCATCTTCTGCATTACAATGGTCAAAAGATTTAACTAAACTTGTTGAAAAGCTTTCAAAAAGTTCAGACAAGATTGTTGCTGCCCTTTTTACTTCAAATACTTTTAAATCAATACAAATGTTATCTAAAAGTGCTTCTCCCATCCTTTCACAAGATAAGATAAAAGAGGCATTTTCTAAATATTTTTCTTGTGAATTTGAAGTTCATAACTATAATTTAGAGTTTGAAAATAAAAAAGATATGTTTGATTATATTAAAAAATCGGGTGTAAGTGGTGAATCAAATTTAGATTTTACAACAGCAAAAAAAGTTTATAAAGATTATGATTTAAACTATTTAGAGTTTGAAGTAATTTTTGTTAAAACAATTTCCAAATTGTAG
- a CDS encoding response regulator transcription factor, which yields MTINKEFSHLRLLYIEDDEGIRSVNSRILNRMFQTVYEATNGLDGLEKHEKFHPDIIITDLKMPLLDGISMVKKIREKDKKTRIIITTAFTEEQNLIDAIELDIVRYIVKPLNQRNLIPALEKAIEQFGNTKKLSLGKNITLDVENSILINKDKEFHLTKKEFLFLELLTKNAHRVVKYEEIESHIWYDEPMSIYSLRTLVGNIRKKFNLEESIQNISGMGYKMEN from the coding sequence ATGACAATTAATAAAGAATTCTCTCATTTAAGACTCCTTTATATTGAAGATGATGAAGGTATTAGAAGTGTAAATAGCAGAATTTTAAATAGAATGTTTCAAACTGTTTATGAAGCAACTAATGGACTAGATGGTCTTGAAAAGCATGAAAAGTTTCATCCAGATATAATTATTACAGACTTAAAAATGCCACTTCTTGATGGTATCTCTATGGTTAAGAAAATTAGAGAAAAAGATAAAAAGACTAGAATAATAATAACTACTGCATTTACTGAAGAGCAAAATCTAATAGATGCAATTGAACTTGATATTGTAAGATATATTGTTAAACCTTTAAATCAAAGAAACTTGATACCTGCTTTAGAAAAAGCAATAGAGCAGTTTGGAAATACCAAAAAACTTTCCCTTGGAAAAAATATTACCCTTGATGTTGAAAATAGTATTTTGATTAATAAGGATAAAGAGTTTCATCTTACAAAAAAAGAGTTTTTATTTTTAGAATTACTTACAAAAAATGCTCATAGGGTGGTAAAATATGAAGAGATTGAATCTCATATATGGTACGATGAACCAATGAGTATCTACTCTTTAAGAACACTTGTTGGAAATATCCGTAAAAAATTTAATTTAGAAGAATCCATCCAAAATATTTCTGGTATGGGGTATAAAATGGAAAACTAA